Within Acidimicrobiales bacterium, the genomic segment GCTACGACTTCGGCGAGGGCGCGAGGCGGGGCTCTGCCGGACTCTGCTCCGTCGCGCTCGGCCGGTCGCATCAGAGGCGAGCTCCGGGTCGTAGAAGGACGCCGGAAGAAACAGGTATTGGGCCGTGTGCTCGTGGGCATGGTCACGGCCTCGTTCTTCGGCGCACTGCTGGCTCTGGCAGGTCTCCACGCGGTGCTCGTGCAGGAGCAGACGCGAATCCAGCAGATCGGTGAGAGGATCGAGTCGGCCAGAGACGAGATAGCCAGGTTGGAGGTGGAGGTCGCCAGGCTCTCGTCGCCTTCCCGGATCAGGGACTCGGCGGCGCGGCTGGGCATGGTTCCGCCCAGGGAAGTGGTCCCCATCGTCGCAGTCGACGACCCCCCCGACGGTTCGGGTTCCTTCTCTTCCGTCTACGGAACCGAAGTCGGTACGCAGGACACCTCCCGCGACGGGCTTGCAGGCGGAGGGCTTGCAGCCGGAGGTGTTGCACTAGTCCACGAACCACCCGCGGCATCGCACACGTCGGCGGACGGCGGGCGGTGAGCCGGGAGGAGAGGGTCGGACACAGGTCGTCGCGCAGGGGGCGGCCGGAACGTGCAGGTATCGAGTCAAGAGGAGTCCGTGCCCGGCATCTGAGCGCAGGTGCGTCGCCCGGGGAGTCGGTCGGGTCACGAGGCGATGTCGACGCGGCGACGCCGTGGGCCGAAGGCCGGCGACGGAGGAGGTCGCAGAGATCACGGGGACGCGCCGGACGTCCGAACGTGCGGCTTTGGGCCTTCACGGTGACGGTCGTCGCAGCCTTCACGATCCTCGCCGGTCGCGTTCTCGCTCTCGCCACCGTCGGCGGGGAAAGGTATGTCGAACGGGGTCTGGCTCAAGCCGTGCGGAGCACCATTCTGGCGGCCGATCGCGGCGACATCGTCGACCGCAACGGGAACGCCCTGGCTACGTCGGTCCCGATGCGCACGGTCTACGCCGACCCGAAGTTCGTGGAGCATCCGGACCGGACGGCAGCCCGCCTGGCGGAGCTCCTCGGAGGCGAAGCCGACCGCATCCGGAAGGTCCTCACGGCCGACAACCGCTTCGGGTACATCGCTCGCCAGATAGATCCGGCCGTGGCGGCGAAGATCGAACGGCTCCGGCTGCCCGGTGTCTACGTGGTGGAAGAGCCGGCCCGGGTGAGGCCGGGAGCCGACAGTGCGATCGGCGTGATCGGTCTGACCGACATCGACTCGAACGGGATCGCCGGTCTCGAGTTGCAGTATCAAGACGAGCTCGCAGGTGTGCCCGGGCGACTCACCGTGGAGCGGGACCCGACCGGTCGCATCATTCCGGCCGGAGAGAGGAGGTTCACGCCTCCGGTACCCGGACGAGATCTCGTGCTGACTTTGGACAGGTCCATACAAGACCATGCGGAGGCCGCTCTGCGGCGCCAAGTGGAAGCTGTGGGTGCCAAGGCCGGAATGGCGGTCGTGATGGTGCCGGGTACGGGAGAGCTGCTCGCGATGGCAAGCGTCGACCGGGACCGGCGCACGGGAGAGATCCGAGTGAGCCCGGACAACATGGTCGTCACCAACGTCTATGAGCCCGGGTCGGTGATGAAGGTCGTCACCGTGTCGGGCGCACTGGAAGACGGAGTGGTCTCCACAGCGGGTTGCATCCCGGCGCCCGACTCCCTCCAGATAGCGAACAAGACGTTCACCGAATACAAGCCTCACGGGGGAGGTTGTTGGCCGCTGGCCGACGTGATAGCGAAGTCCTCCAACACCGCATCCATAAACGTGGCGCTCCGGTTGGGGAACGACCGCCTGTACGGGTGGTTCAAGAGATTCGGCCTCGGGTCGGCGAGCGGGCTCGGATTCCCGAACGAGCAGAGAGGCTACGTCCGTCCCGTCGAAGAGTGGTGGTCGACGTCCATAGGCAGCATGGCGATCGGACAGGGGATTTCCGTGACTCCACTCCAGTTGCTGCTTGCAGTGAACGTCGTGGCCAACGACGGCGAATGGGTCGCGCCCAAGCTCGTGGACGCGATAGTCGACGAGAGGGGTCGCCGCCATCTCAGTCGGCCCGTCCGTCGCCGAAGGGTGTTGTCGGAGAAGACTGCCGCGACGATGCGCTCGCTGTTGTCCGAGGTGGTGGAGCGCGGAACTGGCGAGGCGGCTGCCGTATCGGGGTTGACCGTGTGCGGGAAGACCGGGACGGCGCTCAAGCCTTACGACGGCGGGTACGTCGGACCCGAGGGTCGCACCGAGTACATGGCCACTTTCGCCGGTTTCACGCCATGTGAGGGGGCGCGCATCTCGGCGATCGTGGTGATCGACGATCCCCGAGGTGGTGCGTACACGGGTGGTGCCGTGTCGGCACCGGTGTGGTCCGAGGTCGTCTCCTTCGCTGCCAGGAGGCTCGCGCTCGGGGGCTACGCGACCGAGGTCGACGGGCCGGTGCGCGCCTTGCCGACACTCCCGGAGGAAGGAGAGGACGTTACCCCTACCGTGTCGGGAGATCGCACGACGCCGCCGAGGGCGGTCGCGGCCCGCGGAGACGACTGAGATGGATTTGGGCGAGCTAGCCCGCGAGTTCCGACTGGAGATCCCCTCCGATGCAGAGTCCGTCGTCGTCACGGACGTCACCGAAGACTCGCGCTCGGTGACACCGGGCTCCCTCTTCGTCTGTGTGCGGGGCCGGAGTCGCGACGGCCACGATTTCGCCGCCGAGGCCGTGAGCAGAGGAGCAGTAGCCGTGTTGGCAGAGCGGCGACTCGGACTGGCGGTGCCGACGCTGGTGGTTCCCGACACCAGGGCCTTCCTCGGTCCGGTCGCGTCGGCAGTGGCAGGTCATCCGTCTCGGCGACTCGACGTGATCGGCGTGACGGGCACCGACGGCAAGACGACGACCGTCTCGTTCGTGACGCAGATCTTGACGACGCTCGGTGTTCGGGCCGAGTCGATAGGGACGCTGACGGGGGAGAGGACCACGCCACCGGCGCCGGAGCTCCAGCGCAGACTCCGTGGATTCGTCGACGCCGGGGTACGTGCGGTCGCGATCGAGGTGTCGTCACACGCTCTCGATCAGCGACGTGTGGACGGATGTGAGATGAAAGTGGGTGTCTTCACCATGCTCGGGCGTGATCACCTCGACTACCACGGAAGCCTCGAGGCTTACTTCCGGGCGAAGGCGCGCATGTTCGAGGAGCCCTTGGTCGCGGTCGCCGTGGTGAACATGGACGACCCGTCCGGCAGGCGCATAGCAGAGTCGTCCAGGGCGCGCGTCGTGGGCTACAGCCTCGCCGATGCTCGTGATCTGACCAGCACTCCCTCCGGCTTCTCCTTCGAGTGGCGCGGTCGCAGAGCTGGGGTCCGCCTGGTCGGAGAGCACAACCTCATGAACGCGCTCGCTGCGGCCACGGCCGTGAGCGAGTTGGGTCATCCAGACGATGACGTTGCGTCGGCGCTGGGGGAGCTCGCCGCTCCACGCGGCCGATTGGAGCGTGTGGACTGTCGGGCAGAGTTCGAAGTGTTCGTCGACTACGCGCATACGCCCGACGCTCTTGCGACTGTTTTGAGAGCTCTCCGGGCGCGAACGCAGAACCGTCTGATCCTCGTGTTCGGATGCGGCGGTGATCGGGACCCGTCCAAGCGGCCGGTCATGGGATCTGTAGCCGCCGAGCTCGCCGACCTCGTGTTCGTGACTTCGGACAACCCACGCTCGGAGGATCCGGACGCGATCATTCGACAGATTCTGGAGGGGATGTCAGCCCGAGCCGACGTCCGTGTCGAGGTGGACCGTAGGGCGGCGATCAGGAGTGCGTTGGAGCACGCGACGGTCGGAGACGTCGTGTTGATCGCGGGGCGCGGTCATGAGACGCATCAGGAGATAGACGGGAAGTCGATCGCCTTCGACGACGCAGAAGTAGTGCGCGAAGAGTTCGGGTCCATCGGTGGGGAGGACCCCGGCGGCGACAGAGAGTTCCAGACGTCGACCGGGACGGAGGATTGAGGTCGGATGATCCAACTGCTGGTGGCGAGTTCTGTGGCGATGCTCGTGTCGCTGTTCGGTACTCGCTGGTTGATCGAGTTCCTGCGCGGCCACGGGATAGGTCAGCCGATCCGTGAGGAAGGTCCCAAAGGTCACGTGGTTAAAGCGGGCACACCTACGATGGGGGGCGCTGCGATAGTCATCGCGGCCATCTGCGGCTATCTGTCGGCGAACCTGACCAGGGGAGTGTTCACCTGGACCGGCCTGCTGGTCATGGCTGCAGTGGTCGGGGCCGCAGGCGTCGGTCTCGCCGACGACTGGTTGAAGGTCTCGCGGGCGAGGAATCTCGGGCTCGCGAAGGGGACCAAGATGGTCGGGTTGATGGCAGTCGCGTGTGGTTTCGCCGCGGCGATGCTACTGATGGCCGACCAGACGGGTCGCGAGACCACCTTGTCGTTCACGAGGTTCGACAATCCGGGTCTGGAGCTCGGGAACGTCGGCTGGTTTGTCGTGGCAGTCCTCTGGTTCGTGGGGACGACGAATGCCGTGAACCTGACCGATGGTCTGGACGGCCTCGCTGCAGGAGCGGCGGCGTTGGCGTACGCGGCCTTCGTGATAATCGCCTTCTGGGCGTTCAGGAACCCGGAGATCTATCGGGTGGAACACGCCCAAGACCTGGCGGTGATCGCTGCGGCGATGTTGGGGGGCTGTGCGGGCTTCCTCTGGTGGAATGCCGCGCCTGCTCGCATCTTCATGGGAGACACCGGTTCGCTGGCCATCGGAGCTGGACTGGCGGGTCTGGCCCTGACGACGAACACCCAGCTGCTTCTTCCGATAGTGGGCGGACTCTTCGTCGCGGAGACCGTGTCGGTGATAGTGCAGGTCGCCGTCTTCAAGATCACCGGCGGCAGGCGAGTGTTCCGCATGGCTCCTCTCCACCACCATTTCGAGCTGGGAGGATGGCCCGAGACCACGGTGATCGTGCGCTTCTGGATCCTCGCCGGAATGAGTACCGCGATAGCAGTCGGTATCTTCTACGCGGACTTCGTGGCCATCGGTGGAGTGAACCGTTGAGCACGCGGCATACGACTCTCACCGCATCTCTCCAAGTCGTGTCGCAGCGCACCGACGACTCGCATGTGGGTTCATGAACGGCATGGAGTTGCGTAGGGGTTCGGCGTGCGTCGTCCTCGGCTTCGGTGTGACCGGCAGGGCCGCCGCGTCGTACTTGTCGGAGCGCGGGCTGAGGGTCGTCGTGTGGGAAGACCATCCCACTCCTGAGAGCATGCGCGATGCAGAATCTCTCGGGGTCGAGCTCCGACCGGTCGGAGAGAACGGCACGCGAGTGGGAGAGGTTCTCGATGGCTGCTCCTTCGTGCTCTCCAGCCCCGGTGTGGCCGAGGGGCACCCTCTGTTGCGAGAGGCGCGCCTGCGGGGCGTGGAGGTGTTCTCAGATCTCGATCTCGCGGCAGACGACCACCGGAAGATGGTTGCGGTCACAGGAACGGACGGAAAGACGACGGTCGTGACGCTGGTGCGAGAGATGCTGGTGCGGTCGGGGATTTCCGCCGCCGCAGTCGGGAACATCGGTACGCCACTGGTGGAGGCGTGTAGAGACGATGCGGTGACGACCTTCGTCGTCGAGGCGTCCTCGTTCCAGTTGGGCCGGTCGAAGTTGTTCAGGGCCGACGTGGGGGCATGGCTGAACTTCGCGCCGGACCACTTGGACGTGCATGCGAGCGCGGAGGAGTACGAGCGGGCGAAGGCACGGGTGTGGTCGAAGCCGGCGAAGCCCGAGGCCGTAGCGGTGGCCAACTCGGACGACCCGGTTGTGATGCGCAATGTTCCCGACGACCGGCGTCTGGTGACGTTCGGCTCTGAAGACGGGGACTACCGCCGCGAAGGCGAGACGCTCATCGGGCCGGCCGGGCCGATCTGCGAGGTGGGCGAGATGAAGCGGCGGCTCCCGCACGATCTGGAAAATGCGCTCGCCGCGGCGGCGATAGCAGAAGCCGCCGGCGCGACGAGGGAGGCCGTCAGGGAGACGCTCTTGCATTTCACGGGTCTGCCTCATCGCGTGGAGGTCGTGTGTGAGCGAGACGGGGTCGTGTGGGTCGACGATTCGAAGGCCACGACTCCACACGCCACGTGCGCTGCAGTGCGGTCGTTCTCCTCGGTGGTTTTGCTCGCGGGTGGGAGGAGCAAGGGAGCCGACCTCCGGGAGTTGCGTGCCGTCGTACCGGCCATACGCCACCTGATCGCCTTCGGTGAAGCCGGAGAGGCTCTGCGGGAGGCCGTCGGCGACCTGGTGCCGGTGGTGGTGGTGAGGGGGTTGGAAGAAGCCGTCCGGGCCGCGGCCGACCTCGCCCATGCCGGTGACACGGTCCTGCTGTCGCCGGCATGCTCGTCGCACGACGCCTACCCGTCGTATGTGGAGCGGGGAAGGCACTTCCGGCGGCTGGTCGAGGAATCGGTGGGAGAGGGAACGTGAACCCCCCGCAGACGAGCGTCTATCTCGGGTCGCGAAGCCGTTCGGCCCGGGCCGAGGCGAGGAAGCGTCGGACGGAGGAGGCCGCCAGGCGCGCAAACCGACGTGCATATGCACTACTGGTGCTCGTCGTCGCGATCCTGAACCTCTTCGGGCTCGTCATGGTGCTCTCGGCCTCGTCCGTCACCGCGATCGACCAGTACGGATCTCCCTGGTACTTCTTTCAGAGACAGGCGCTCTGGGTCTCCCTCGGAGCCGCCGTCGCCTTCGTTACGTCCCGCGTCGACTATCACAAATGGGTACGCGGTGCTCGGCCTCTCCTCGTCCTGGTTGTCGTCCTGCTGGTCTTGGTCCAGCTGGTCGGACAGGAGGTCAACGGCTCCCGGCGATGGTTGGGTATCGGGTCTTTCGGGATCCAGCCCTCCGAGTTCGCCAAGCTCGCCATGATCCTCTTCTGCGGCGAACTGCTCGCCAGGCGGGCAGACCGCGTCGACCGGACGAGGCTCACGCTGCGGCCGGTCATGGTGGTGACCGCGCTGGTGGCGGGACTGATCGTCGTGGAGAACCTCGGGACGGCCATCCTCATCGCGGGAATCGTGGTCGGGATGCTCTTCGTCGCCGGTACGCCGCTGCGATCACTCCTGTCGGTCATGGTGCCGGCGTCGGGCGGGGCTTTCACGTTGGCGATGCTGGTGCCTTACCGGAGGAGTCGCATACTCGCGTTCCTCGACCCTTGGGCCGACCCGCAGGCGGCCGGCTACCAGTACATACAGGCCCTCGTCTCGGCATCCTCGGGGGGCTGGTTGGGCAGGGGACTCGGGGCCAGCAGGGAGAAGTTCGGCTGGCTGCCGTATGCCCACACGGACTTCATCTTCGCGATCATCTCCGAGGAGGTCGGCGTCGTCGGCGCGTTCGCAGTGATCGGCCTCTTCGCCACGTTCGGGGTCCTCGGCGCGCGGACTGCTTTCCACGCGCCCGATGCCCTCGGACGAATGCTGGCTGCGGGGACGACCATCTGGGTGGTCCTGCAGGCCGTCGTGAACATGGGGGCGGTGCTGGCCCTCCTCCCGATCACGGGGGTGCCCCTCCCGTTCGTGTCGTTCGGCGGTTCCTCGATGGTCGTGACCATGTTCGCCGTCGGCATCCTCCTGAACGTGGCCAGGCAGGCGAAGTGAGGGTGCGAGGTTCGCCGTGTCCTCCGAAACTCCGACGCTCGACGATCGCGACTCCTACGTGTTCTGCGGCGGTGGGACGGGCGGTCATCTGCTACCCGGAGTGGCCGTCGCGGAAGAACTGGTGAAACGGGGGCATCGACCCGAAGACATCACGTTTCTGGTTAGTGCGCGGCCCATGGACGTCGAGCTGGTGGAGGGAGCGGGGTTTCCTGCCGTGGCGCTCCCGGGCGAGCCGTTCGCCCGTAGATCGGCTGTGGGAGCCGTCCGTGCCTTGGTCTCCACGATCGCAGGCGTGCGCCGAGCCCGTCGATACCTGGCGCGAATGAGGCCGGCGGTGGCGGTGGGGCTCGGCGGGTTCGCGAGCGTCCCGGGTTGCCTGGCCGCGCGGAGTCTCGGAGCCCGGCTCGTGTTGGCGGAGCAAAACGCCGTAGCCGGCCTGGCCAACAGGTTGCTGGCTCCGCTGGCGGCCAAGACGTGTGTGTCCTTCGAGTGCACCTCGCTACCCAGGTCCGTAGTGACGGGGAATCCGGTACGCAGGGAGTTCCACGTGTGGGGCACTCACCGCCGCGCAGAAGCCCGGCGCGCTCTCGGGGTGCCCGACGACAAGACGTTGATAGTGGTCTTGGGAGGCTCACTGGGAGCGCGGAGGATCAACGATGCTCTCCTGGGGGCTCTGCCTGCTCTCGCCGCACGAGGCGGCCTGGCCGTGTATCACGTGGCCGGAAGGGTCGAATGGGAGCGTATGGGCGACACGGCGTCGGCGAAGGTCGACGAGTTGGCGGATCGTCTCTGGTACCGGGTCGTGCCCTTCGAGGATCGTCTACACCTGCTCTATTCGGCGGCCGACCTCGTGGTGGCCCGTGCGGGTGGGAGCACGTGCGCGGAGACGACGGCAATAGGCGTCGCCTCCCTTCTCGTCCCGCTCCCCGGGGCTCCGGGGGACCACCAGAGAGCCAACGCCGCCGAGATGGTTCGGGCGGGCGCGAGCGTGGTCGTCGAAGACTCGGAGCTGGACTCCGAGAACCTCCTGCGTCGGCTCGAAGAGCTCTTGGCCAGGCCCGACGTACTGGAGAAGATGGGAGAGGCGGCGAAGCGCTTCGGACGAGGGGACGCAGCCGCAAGGGTGGTCGACGTCATCGAGAGAGTGGCTGCGGCACGAAGTGGAGGGGAGTCATGACGGCGGGAGTACGAGCCGGGTCGGCCGGTTCTGCTCCGGTCGAGCTCGATCTGTCGTCGGGCGGTCTGGCGATCCACCTGGTCGGGATCGGCGGAGCGGGAATGAGTTCGATCGCCTCGGTGCTGGCTGCAATGGGTCATCGTGTCAGCGGGTCGGACATCAAAGAGTCGCGGGTGGTCCAACGTCTCAGGGCCGAAGGCGTGCACGTCGAGATCGGGCACAGGGCCGAGAACCTCCCTCGCCGGGTGGACGTCGTCGCACGCTCTACCGCCATTCGACCCGGCAACGTGGAGTTACAGGAGGCGGACGCCCGGGGTGTTCCTGTGCTGTCGAGAGCGGAACTACTCGCCGCCGTGACGAAGACCCGAAGAACGGTCGCGGTTGCAGGTACTCACGGCAAGACCACCACCTCGTCGATGGTGACCCTCGCATTCGAGGCGGCCGGCCTCAGACCCGCCTTCGTGATCGGAGGAGAGCTGAACGAGGTCGGCTCCGGGGCCGGTTGGAGCGACGGAGAGTGGCTGGTGCTGGAGGCCGACGAGAGCGACGGCACCTTCCTGATGCTGGATCGGGAGATCGCCGTGGTGACGTCGGTGGAGGCCGATCATCTGGATTTCTTCGGTTCCGAAGACGCGATACGAGATGCGTTCCGAGAGTTCTTGGTGGATGCCGAGATTGCCGTCGTCTGCATCGACGACGCCGGTGCGGCCTCTGTGGCCGAGGGATCCGGGGCGATCACATACGGGACCGCCGGGGCTGCACGAGTGAGGGCGGTCGAGGTCGCCACTCGGGGGCTCGGGAGCCGCTTCACCGTCTCGATGGAAGGTGGGCAGACGGTGGATGTCGAGCTTGCCGTACCCGGTATCCACAACGTGTGCAACGCCACGGCCGCGCTTGCATGCGTGGCAGCGGCGGGGGGTGACGTGCCCGCGGCAGCCGAGGGCTTGAAGAGATTCACCGGAGTGGCCAGGAGGTTCCAGTTCCGGGGACGTGAGGCGGGAGTCGTGTTCGTCGACGACTATGCGCATCTCCCGACCGAGGTGCGCATGACGCTGGAGGCGGCACGTGCCGGAGGCTGGAATCGGATAGTTTGTGCCTTCCAGCCGCACCGCTACACGCGTACGGCGAGCCTCTGGCAGACCTTCGCCGGGGCTTTCGACGCGGCGGACGTGGTGGTCGTCACGGACGTCTATCCGGCGGGCGAGGACCCGATTCCGGGAGTGTCGGGTCGTCTGGTGTTCGAAGCGGCCGGGCGGAACCACCCGACGGGCGAGGTGTATTACGCGCAGCGACGCGACGAACTGGTGGAGATGCTCCTCGGCATTCTGCGTCCCGGCGACGTGTGCCTGACCCTCGGTGCAGGCGACATCACCGAGCTCCCGGACGTGCTGATGGCGAGGCTGGGAGTGTGAGGTCGGGAGGTTCCGCACGGGCGGGCGGCGGGTTGCTCAGGTTGGAGCACGGGCTCGCAGGTCGGGTCGAGCTCGACGCCCCGTTGGGTCGGCGAACGACCTACAGGGTCGGTGGGAGTGTCACCGCTCTGGTCGAGGTCGATTCGCTCCAGGACCTCGCTCTGGTGGCCGAAGTGGCCTCGACCGCGGGCTTGCCCGTCCTGCCGGTCGGAGCCGGTTCGAACATGTTGGTCGCCGATCGCGGTGTCCATGCACTGGCGGTCACTCTCGGACGCGCATTCTCGGATCTCAGAATC encodes:
- a CDS encoding stage V sporulation protein D, which produces MRLWAFTVTVVAAFTILAGRVLALATVGGERYVERGLAQAVRSTILAADRGDIVDRNGNALATSVPMRTVYADPKFVEHPDRTAARLAELLGGEADRIRKVLTADNRFGYIARQIDPAVAAKIERLRLPGVYVVEEPARVRPGADSAIGVIGLTDIDSNGIAGLELQYQDELAGVPGRLTVERDPTGRIIPAGERRFTPPVPGRDLVLTLDRSIQDHAEAALRRQVEAVGAKAGMAVVMVPGTGELLAMASVDRDRRTGEIRVSPDNMVVTNVYEPGSVMKVVTVSGALEDGVVSTAGCIPAPDSLQIANKTFTEYKPHGGGCWPLADVIAKSSNTASINVALRLGNDRLYGWFKRFGLGSASGLGFPNEQRGYVRPVEEWWSTSIGSMAIGQGISVTPLQLLLAVNVVANDGEWVAPKLVDAIVDERGRRHLSRPVRRRRVLSEKTAATMRSLLSEVVERGTGEAAAVSGLTVCGKTGTALKPYDGGYVGPEGRTEYMATFAGFTPCEGARISAIVVIDDPRGGAYTGGAVSAPVWSEVVSFAARRLALGGYATEVDGPVRALPTLPEEGEDVTPTVSGDRTTPPRAVAARGDD
- the murE gene encoding UDP-N-acetylmuramoyl-L-alanyl-D-glutamate--2,6-diaminopimelate ligase translates to MDLGELAREFRLEIPSDAESVVVTDVTEDSRSVTPGSLFVCVRGRSRDGHDFAAEAVSRGAVAVLAERRLGLAVPTLVVPDTRAFLGPVASAVAGHPSRRLDVIGVTGTDGKTTTVSFVTQILTTLGVRAESIGTLTGERTTPPAPELQRRLRGFVDAGVRAVAIEVSSHALDQRRVDGCEMKVGVFTMLGRDHLDYHGSLEAYFRAKARMFEEPLVAVAVVNMDDPSGRRIAESSRARVVGYSLADARDLTSTPSGFSFEWRGRRAGVRLVGEHNLMNALAAATAVSELGHPDDDVASALGELAAPRGRLERVDCRAEFEVFVDYAHTPDALATVLRALRARTQNRLILVFGCGGDRDPSKRPVMGSVAAELADLVFVTSDNPRSEDPDAIIRQILEGMSARADVRVEVDRRAAIRSALEHATVGDVVLIAGRGHETHQEIDGKSIAFDDAEVVREEFGSIGGEDPGGDREFQTSTGTED
- the mraY gene encoding phospho-N-acetylmuramoyl-pentapeptide-transferase, with translation MIQLLVASSVAMLVSLFGTRWLIEFLRGHGIGQPIREEGPKGHVVKAGTPTMGGAAIVIAAICGYLSANLTRGVFTWTGLLVMAAVVGAAGVGLADDWLKVSRARNLGLAKGTKMVGLMAVACGFAAAMLLMADQTGRETTLSFTRFDNPGLELGNVGWFVVAVLWFVGTTNAVNLTDGLDGLAAGAAALAYAAFVIIAFWAFRNPEIYRVEHAQDLAVIAAAMLGGCAGFLWWNAAPARIFMGDTGSLAIGAGLAGLALTTNTQLLLPIVGGLFVAETVSVIVQVAVFKITGGRRVFRMAPLHHHFELGGWPETTVIVRFWILAGMSTAIAVGIFYADFVAIGGVNR
- the murD gene encoding UDP-N-acetylmuramoylalanine--D-glutamate ligase, with the protein product MNGMELRRGSACVVLGFGVTGRAAASYLSERGLRVVVWEDHPTPESMRDAESLGVELRPVGENGTRVGEVLDGCSFVLSSPGVAEGHPLLREARLRGVEVFSDLDLAADDHRKMVAVTGTDGKTTVVTLVREMLVRSGISAAAVGNIGTPLVEACRDDAVTTFVVEASSFQLGRSKLFRADVGAWLNFAPDHLDVHASAEEYERAKARVWSKPAKPEAVAVANSDDPVVMRNVPDDRRLVTFGSEDGDYRREGETLIGPAGPICEVGEMKRRLPHDLENALAAAAIAEAAGATREAVRETLLHFTGLPHRVEVVCERDGVVWVDDSKATTPHATCAAVRSFSSVVLLAGGRSKGADLRELRAVVPAIRHLIAFGEAGEALREAVGDLVPVVVVRGLEEAVRAAADLAHAGDTVLLSPACSSHDAYPSYVERGRHFRRLVEESVGEGT
- a CDS encoding cell division protein FtsW yields the protein MNPPQTSVYLGSRSRSARAEARKRRTEEAARRANRRAYALLVLVVAILNLFGLVMVLSASSVTAIDQYGSPWYFFQRQALWVSLGAAVAFVTSRVDYHKWVRGARPLLVLVVVLLVLVQLVGQEVNGSRRWLGIGSFGIQPSEFAKLAMILFCGELLARRADRVDRTRLTLRPVMVVTALVAGLIVVENLGTAILIAGIVVGMLFVAGTPLRSLLSVMVPASGGAFTLAMLVPYRRSRILAFLDPWADPQAAGYQYIQALVSASSGGWLGRGLGASREKFGWLPYAHTDFIFAIISEEVGVVGAFAVIGLFATFGVLGARTAFHAPDALGRMLAAGTTIWVVLQAVVNMGAVLALLPITGVPLPFVSFGGSSMVVTMFAVGILLNVARQAK
- the murG gene encoding UDP-N-acetylglucosamine--N-acetylmuramyl-(pentapeptide) pyrophosphoryl-undecaprenol N-acetylglucosamine transferase, with amino-acid sequence MSSETPTLDDRDSYVFCGGGTGGHLLPGVAVAEELVKRGHRPEDITFLVSARPMDVELVEGAGFPAVALPGEPFARRSAVGAVRALVSTIAGVRRARRYLARMRPAVAVGLGGFASVPGCLAARSLGARLVLAEQNAVAGLANRLLAPLAAKTCVSFECTSLPRSVVTGNPVRREFHVWGTHRRAEARRALGVPDDKTLIVVLGGSLGARRINDALLGALPALAARGGLAVYHVAGRVEWERMGDTASAKVDELADRLWYRVVPFEDRLHLLYSAADLVVARAGGSTCAETTAIGVASLLVPLPGAPGDHQRANAAEMVRAGASVVVEDSELDSENLLRRLEELLARPDVLEKMGEAAKRFGRGDAAARVVDVIERVAAARSGGES
- the murC gene encoding UDP-N-acetylmuramate--L-alanine ligase, translated to MTAGVRAGSAGSAPVELDLSSGGLAIHLVGIGGAGMSSIASVLAAMGHRVSGSDIKESRVVQRLRAEGVHVEIGHRAENLPRRVDVVARSTAIRPGNVELQEADARGVPVLSRAELLAAVTKTRRTVAVAGTHGKTTTSSMVTLAFEAAGLRPAFVIGGELNEVGSGAGWSDGEWLVLEADESDGTFLMLDREIAVVTSVEADHLDFFGSEDAIRDAFREFLVDAEIAVVCIDDAGAASVAEGSGAITYGTAGAARVRAVEVATRGLGSRFTVSMEGGQTVDVELAVPGIHNVCNATAALACVAAAGGDVPAAAEGLKRFTGVARRFQFRGREAGVVFVDDYAHLPTEVRMTLEAARAGGWNRIVCAFQPHRYTRTASLWQTFAGAFDAADVVVVTDVYPAGEDPIPGVSGRLVFEAAGRNHPTGEVYYAQRRDELVEMLLGILRPGDVCLTLGAGDITELPDVLMARLGV